The DNA sequence GTGGTGGCTGGGGGCGCTGGTGCTGGCGGGCACGGGCGCGGCCTACGTCTACTGGCCCCAGCCGGGCCAGCGGTTGCACGTCGCGGCCAGCCGGCTAACCATTAGTCCCGTCACGCGGGGTACTTTTCAGGAATTCACGGCCATCGACGGGGTAGTGCAGCCGCTACGCACCGTGTACCTGGATGCGGCAGAGGCCGGCACGGTGCAGCAGGTGCTGGTGGAAGAAGGTACGACCTTGACGGCGGGCCAGCCCCTGCTGCGGCTGGCCAACCCCGACCTGCAACTGGAAATGGTGAACCGCGAAACGGCCGTGTACGACCTGATGAACAACTTGCGCAACACCCGCAACCAGCTGCTGCAAAACCGCATCCTGCGCCAGAATCAGCTGGCGGACATCGACTTCCAACTGGCCGAGGCCCGGCGGGTATTTGACACCAACCAGGTGCTGTACGACCAAAAGGTGATTGCGCGGCAGGACTACCTGCAAAGCCAGAACGCCTACCGCTACCAGCTGCGCCGGCGACAACTCACGCAGCAGACCCTGCGCCAGGATTCGGTGGCCATGCTGCAGCAACTGGGCACCATGCAGGAATCGGTGCGGCGCATGACCAGCAACTTGGCCCTGATGCGGCGCAAGATGGACGACCTGCTGCTTCGGGCCCCGGTCGGCGGGCGGCTCAGCTCGCTGGCGGCGGAAGTGGGCGAGGCCAAAACCCGGGGCCAGCGCCTGGGGCAGATTGACGCGCTGGCGGGCGTGAAACTACACGCCGTGGTGGACGAGTTTTACATTGCCCGCATCGGAGCCGGTCAGGTGGGCGAAGTGGTGGTGGACGGCCAAGCGTATGCCTTGCGCGTGACCAAAATCTTCGCCCAAGTAGCCAAAGGCCTGCAAATCGACCTGGCCTTTACCGGTACCCCGCCACCAAGCCTGCGGCGGGGCCAGACCTTACCCATCCGGCTGGCGCTGAGCGCGAAGGCCCCGGCGGTGCTGCTGCCCAAAGGCGGCTTTTACCAGCAAACGGTGGGCAACTGGGCGTTCAAGCTGGGGGCCGACGGCAGCCGGGCCCAACGGGTAGCCATCCGGCTAGGACGGCAGAATCCCGATTATTATGAAGTGCTGGCGGGCCTGCGGCCTGGTGATCAAGTGGTAACGTCCAGCTACGAAGGCTATGCCGACCAACAGGAGCTGGTGCTGGACGACCGCCAGCCATAGGTGTTTTGCTAATTACTTGCCCTTAAAAGACTAATGTCCATAATCAAGACCGAAAACCTGGAAAAGGTGTACCGCACCGAGGAGGTGCAAACCAAGGCGCTGAACCACGTCTCGCTAACGGTGGAGCAGGGGGAGTTCGTGGCCATCATGGGCCCCTCGGGCTGCGGCAAGTCGACGCTGCTCAACCTGCTGGGCCTGCTCGACGAGCCCGACGGCGGCAGCCTGCAACTGCTGGGCACCGAGACCAGCCGCTACTCCGAGCGGCAGCGGGCCGAGCTGCGCAAGCGCAGCCTGGGCTTCGTGTTTCAGAGCTTCAACCTGATTGACGAGCTGACGGTGTTTGAAAACGTGGAGCTGCCCTTGCGCTACCTCGGCGTGGGGGCCCCCGAGCGGCGGCAACGGGTGGAACGGGTGTTGGAGAAAATGCAGCTGCTGCACCGGCGCAACCATTTTCCCCTGCAGCTCTCGGGCGGGCAGCAGCAGCGCGTGGCCGTGGCCCGCGCCGTGGTGAACGCCCCGCCGCTGCTGCTGGCCGACGAGCCCACCGGCAACCTCGATTCGGCCAGCGGCCACGACGTGCTGGGCCTGCTGACCGAACTGAACGAGGCGGGCACCACCGTGCTCATGGTCACGCACTCCGAGCACGACGCCCGGTACGCCCGGCGCGTCATCCGGCTGCTCGACGGACAGGTGGTGCTGGAAAACAGCCGCAGCCAATTTTAACCGATTCCTCACCTTTCGGCCATGCTTCCCTACCCACTGCTGCTCATTTACCGCAACTTCAAGCGGTTCAAAAGCACGTTCTTTATCAACCTGATTGGCCTCTCGACTGGTTTGGCCTGCGCGCTGCTCATCTACCTCTGGATAAGCGACGAGCGCAGCTTCGACCGCTACCACGCCCTGGACGGCCGGCTCTACCAAGTGCTGGAAAACCACCGCACGGCCGCCGGCATCGAGACCCAAACCGGCACCATACCGCTGCTGGCCGAGGCCCTGCGGCGGGAAATGCCGGAGATTGAATTCGTGGCCACCACCACGCCGGTCCCGTTTTTCCCCGTGTTCTCGCTGGTGGCGGGCGGCCAGCACCTGAATGCCGTCGCCAAATACGCAGACCCGGCCTTCTTCCAGCTATTTTCCTACCCCCTGCTGGTGGGCACCCCCGCCACGGTGCTGCGGGACAAGCATGCCATTGTCCTCTCCGAAGCCTTGGCCACGAAGCTCTTTGGGTCGCCGCAGAACAGCCTGGGCAAGACCGTGGCATGGCAACTGGCCGCCGATAGCAAGCAGACTAGCCTGGTGGCCGGGGTGTTCGCCAGGGTGCCCCGCAACTCGTCCGAGCAGTTTGACTTCGTGCTGCCCTTTGCCTCGTTCAAGGACCGGATGCAGATGGGCGAAACCATCAAGTGGGACGACGACGGCCCCTTCAACACCTACCTGGTCTTGAAGGAGGGGGCCGACCCCGCGCAGTTTCAAGCCAAGCTAGCGGGGTTGCTGAAAACCAAGAGCGCGCAGGCCCAGGCCCGGGGGCGCACGCTGTTCGTGCGGCCATTCGCGGCGGGGTACCTGCACGGCACCTACGAAAACGGCGTCGCCACCGGGGGGCGCATTGCCTACGTGCGGCTGTTCGCCCTGATTGCCGCCCTCATTCTGGTGATTGCCAGCATCAATTTCATGAACCTGTTCACCGCCAAGGCCTCGCGGCGGGTCAAGGAAGTGGGCATTCGCAAGGCCCTGGGCGCGAGCCGCGCCGCGCTGATGGGGCAGTACCTGACCGAATCGGTGGTGATGGCCTTACTGGCCCTGGTCGTGGCCGTGGGGCTGGTGCAGCTCGTGCTCCCGCAGTTCAGCGCGCTGACGGGCAAACCCCTGGCCTTGCGGTGGGAGCCGCAGCTGGTGGGGGCCGGCCTGGCCCTGGCGCTGGGTACGGGGCTACTGGCGGGCAGTTACCCCGCGTTTTACCTGTCGGGGTTCCAGCCGGCGGCCGTGCTCAAAGGCAAGCTGCCGACCCGGGCCGGCGACGTGTGGACGCGGCAGGGCCTGGTCGTGCTGCAGTTTACGCTCTCGGTGCTGTTCATCGTGGCCGTGGTAGTGGTCAACGCGCAGCTGGCGTTTGTGCAGCGCCAGCCGCTGGGCTACGACAAGGCGCACGTGCTCCGCTTTGATACGGGCGGTAAGGCGGCGCGCCAGCAGGCGGCCTTTCTGGCCGAGGTGAAGAAATTGCCTGGCGTCATGCAGGCGTCCAGCGTCTTGGGCGGCTTCCTGGGGGGGCGTTACGTCACGGAGATGAGCTGGCAGGGGAAGCGCCTGCCCGTAGCGACGATGCTGGTCAACTACGGCCTGGTGGAAACAATGGGCATGCACTTAGTAGCCGGCCGCAGCTTTGCGCCGCAGTTCCGCGCCGACAGCGCCGCCGTCCTCGTCAACCAAACCCTGGTGGCCGGCCTGGGGATGCCGGACCCCGTGGGCCAACGACTCGACGGCGCCCGCATCGTGGGGGTGGTCCGCGACTTCCACTACGAGTCCCTGCACGAAAAAATCAAACCCCTGCTCCTCAAACTCGACCCCCAGATTAACACGGTGCTGGTGAAGCTCCAGTCCAATGCGGAGCAGGGCACGATTGCGCGGCTTCAGCACCTGTACGCCGCCTACAACCCCGGCTTTACGCTCGACTACACGTTTTTAGATGCCGACTACCAGGCCCAGTACATGGCCGAGCGGCGAGTCGCGGTGCTCGCCCGCTACTTTGCCGGGCTGGCCATCCTCATTTCCGCCCTAGGATTACTGGGCCTAGCGGCCTTCACCGCCGAGCGTCGGCGCAAGGAAATTGGCATTCGAAAGGCCTTGGGGGCTAGCGAGCTGGGCATTGTCTGGCTATTGACCAGCAGCCTGACCAGGCTGGTTGTCGTTGCCATCGTATTGGCGCTGCCTCTGAGCTATCTGCTATTGCAGCGGTGGTTGGAGGGCTTTGCCTACCGCGTGGCGTGGCAGTGGTGGTACTTCGCGGCGGCCGGAACGGGGGCCCTGCTCATTGCCTGGCTCACGGTGAGTGTGCAGGCCTGGCGGGCCGCCCGCCGCAACCCCGTGTTTAGCTTGCGGGCAGAGTAATGATAGGCGAATAAGCTAGCCGCGCTGATTTTCTCAAAGGCAGGGCATTGGAGAATATCGCAGCGGGTAAGCGCGCCGCATCCACGTCTTATGCTCCATCGCAAAGGCAAGTAGCGCTAACCAGAGTGCCGCTGCTTGTTCCCAAAGGTAGCCAAACGCTCTACTCCGACCGTTTAGGAAAACGGTGGGTCGGCGTAAACGCACCGTTTGACGAACGGAGCAATTTCTTGGTACATCTTGTAAAACAAATATTAAGCCTCCTTCGTCTACTGCGAAGCCTACTCTGTGTTCGTCGCCCACGAGATTTGCGACCGAACCAACCACTTACCTACTGGCATGAAAGCAATTATACCCGTCCTATTCGCACTCACCATTTCTCTATCCGCTTTTGGCCAAACCCCTTGGCCGACCCCGCGGTGGAAGGTCTCCTCGCCCGCCAGCCTGGGCTTGAACCAGGCACCGCTGACTGCTTTGGACCGGGCCCTGGCCAGCGGCAAGTACGGCTACATCGACGGCCTGCTGGTCATCCGGCACGGCAAGGTGGGCTACGAGAAAGCGTACCGCCACGACTATGCCGCCATCTACCGGAAAGACGTCGCCAAGAAAAGCGCCTTGAACAGCAGCGACCCCGGCGGTCCCTACAACTACTTCAACCCGTGGTGGCATCCCTACTACCACGCAACGGACCTGCACACCCTGCAGTCGGTGACGAAAACCGTCACGTCCGCCATCATTGGGGTGGCCATTGCCCGGCACGAGTTTCCAGATTTGGACACCCCGGTGCTGCGGTTTTTCGACACCACCGCGGTCAAACACCTCGACGGCCGAAAAAGACGGATGACGCTCCGGCACCTGCTCACCATGACGGCCGGCTTGGCCTGGAACGAGGACACCGTGCCCTACGCCGACCCCACCAACGACGGCAGCCGTATGGAAGCAAGCCACGACTGGGTAAAGTATGTGCTGGATAAACCCATGGCGGAAGAGCCCGGGAAAGTATTCAACTACAACGGCGGCGCCACGCAAACGCTGGCGCACCTCTTTCGGGTGGCCACC is a window from the Hymenobacter nivis genome containing:
- a CDS encoding efflux RND transporter periplasmic adaptor subunit translates to MDVLIPKKKWSFVTRWWWLGALVLAGTGAAYVYWPQPGQRLHVAASRLTISPVTRGTFQEFTAIDGVVQPLRTVYLDAAEAGTVQQVLVEEGTTLTAGQPLLRLANPDLQLEMVNRETAVYDLMNNLRNTRNQLLQNRILRQNQLADIDFQLAEARRVFDTNQVLYDQKVIARQDYLQSQNAYRYQLRRRQLTQQTLRQDSVAMLQQLGTMQESVRRMTSNLALMRRKMDDLLLRAPVGGRLSSLAAEVGEAKTRGQRLGQIDALAGVKLHAVVDEFYIARIGAGQVGEVVVDGQAYALRVTKIFAQVAKGLQIDLAFTGTPPPSLRRGQTLPIRLALSAKAPAVLLPKGGFYQQTVGNWAFKLGADGSRAQRVAIRLGRQNPDYYEVLAGLRPGDQVVTSSYEGYADQQELVLDDRQP
- a CDS encoding ABC transporter ATP-binding protein, with protein sequence MIKTENLEKVYRTEEVQTKALNHVSLTVEQGEFVAIMGPSGCGKSTLLNLLGLLDEPDGGSLQLLGTETSRYSERQRAELRKRSLGFVFQSFNLIDELTVFENVELPLRYLGVGAPERRQRVERVLEKMQLLHRRNHFPLQLSGGQQQRVAVARAVVNAPPLLLADEPTGNLDSASGHDVLGLLTELNEAGTTVLMVTHSEHDARYARRVIRLLDGQVVLENSRSQF
- a CDS encoding FtsX-like permease family protein, whose protein sequence is MLPYPLLLIYRNFKRFKSTFFINLIGLSTGLACALLIYLWISDERSFDRYHALDGRLYQVLENHRTAAGIETQTGTIPLLAEALRREMPEIEFVATTTPVPFFPVFSLVAGGQHLNAVAKYADPAFFQLFSYPLLVGTPATVLRDKHAIVLSEALATKLFGSPQNSLGKTVAWQLAADSKQTSLVAGVFARVPRNSSEQFDFVLPFASFKDRMQMGETIKWDDDGPFNTYLVLKEGADPAQFQAKLAGLLKTKSAQAQARGRTLFVRPFAAGYLHGTYENGVATGGRIAYVRLFALIAALILVIASINFMNLFTAKASRRVKEVGIRKALGASRAALMGQYLTESVVMALLALVVAVGLVQLVLPQFSALTGKPLALRWEPQLVGAGLALALGTGLLAGSYPAFYLSGFQPAAVLKGKLPTRAGDVWTRQGLVVLQFTLSVLFIVAVVVVNAQLAFVQRQPLGYDKAHVLRFDTGGKAARQQAAFLAEVKKLPGVMQASSVLGGFLGGRYVTEMSWQGKRLPVATMLVNYGLVETMGMHLVAGRSFAPQFRADSAAVLVNQTLVAGLGMPDPVGQRLDGARIVGVVRDFHYESLHEKIKPLLLKLDPQINTVLVKLQSNAEQGTIARLQHLYAAYNPGFTLDYTFLDADYQAQYMAERRVAVLARYFAGLAILISALGLLGLAAFTAERRRKEIGIRKALGASELGIVWLLTSSLTRLVVVAIVLALPLSYLLLQRWLEGFAYRVAWQWWYFAAAGTGALLIAWLTVSVQAWRAARRNPVFSLRAE
- a CDS encoding serine hydrolase domain-containing protein, translated to MNQAPLTALDRALASGKYGYIDGLLVIRHGKVGYEKAYRHDYAAIYRKDVAKKSALNSSDPGGPYNYFNPWWHPYYHATDLHTLQSVTKTVTSAIIGVAIARHEFPDLDTPVLRFFDTTAVKHLDGRKRRMTLRHLLTMTAGLAWNEDTVPYADPTNDGSRMEASHDWVKYVLDKPMAEEPGKVFNYNGGATQTLAHLFRVATGYDLEEYGAKHLFQPLGIRRYYWKRAPSGLVDAQGGLYLAQKDLAKICYLYLQAGNWQGKQLIQADYVHQSVAPLVRVSPGVAYGYQWWHQSYGKKSTEVAWQGSGFGGQFALVLPQYDTVVILTAWNILPTMPYPTAALVIDYMRRAVNGPTKTTRAKP